The following proteins come from a genomic window of Candidatus Schekmanbacteria bacterium:
- a CDS encoding MBL fold metallo-hydrolase, giving the protein MSHHGVFEIDLGLSRAFYIDGMFEKVLVDTGLKPMSKEVIDFFAANNMPFSDEQLNLLRKGSRSTIMKFLKNNGFKVDVIICTHCHGDHIGNAAQLKDELNVPLAAHKDDVPVIEGREFLPKPEMIPQEFHHHFDCTPCQVDIVLEDGQHFNEEIDVIHLEGHTKGSICLLVKDIVLIAGDCILGKGAMGGENKKPLNPPSKEFCADYDLALKSLKKLMNYHFEAIFPSHGASIKTGAKRELESLLKELNL; this is encoded by the coding sequence ATGAGCCATCACGGAGTATTTGAGATAGATTTGGGTTTGAGCCGCGCATTTTATATCGATGGAATGTTTGAAAAGGTCTTGGTTGATACCGGCTTGAAGCCAATGTCGAAAGAAGTTATTGATTTTTTTGCCGCAAACAATATGCCCTTTTCAGATGAACAGCTCAATCTTTTAAGAAAGGGTTCCCGTTCAACAATAATGAAATTTTTGAAGAATAATGGCTTCAAGGTTGATGTCATAATTTGCACTCATTGTCACGGTGATCATATTGGCAATGCCGCACAACTCAAAGATGAATTAAATGTTCCATTGGCTGCACATAAAGATGATGTGCCTGTAATCGAGGGTAGGGAATTTCTGCCTAAACCTGAAATGATTCCACAGGAGTTTCATCATCATTTCGACTGTACACCATGCCAAGTTGATATAGTCCTCGAAGATGGGCAGCACTTTAATGAAGAAATAGACGTAATACATTTGGAGGGACATACAAAGGGGAGCATCTGTTTGCTTGTAAAGGATATTGTGCTTATTGCCGGGGACTGCATTTTGGGAAAAGGCGCAATGGGTGGAGAAAATAAAAAACCATTGAATCCTCCTTCAAAGGAGTTTTGTGCAGATTATGATTTGGCTTTAAAAAGTTTAAAAAAACTTATGAATTATCATTTTGAAGCAATATTCCCAAGTCATGGGGCTTCTATCAAGACTGGCGCCAAAAGAGAGTTGGAATCCCTTTTGAAAGAACTCAATCTTTAA